TATCTGAGAGCTGATGAAACAAGACAATCCCTGGCTCAGTGGACGTGGTATACCCACTGGCTTTTGACGTGAAACATCTTTAAGATCAGGCAGGGGGGGTCGCTTGCTTAAACCACGTGTAACGAAAACGTGTTATAGCATTACCGCTTATATCTTTGAAACCTCACTACCCACGCGCCCTAATTTGGTGTCGTTGTGTAGACGAAATAAGCCGTTATGAGTTCATCGATACCTCGCATGCGCggatggcgtcgtcgtcacgccacgcatgacgcaatcggcGCTGAATTTAGCCTCGCGCGCGGCGTTCCGAGAGGCTTATAAGCTTGTATGTATGACATTGTATGTGTCCATTTGAGCAGGAATGACCGCGTTTGAGAAAGTTTACTATGTCATTGTAGGCATTATTTATCAAGCTCGAACCGGTGCTAATCAAGATTTATTAGGACGACAAGTGTGCAATTTTTTTGCAGAAATTTCACGCTTGCTCGGTTATGGCCCCCTGCGTTCCACACGGGCCCAGAAATGGCATGAAGAGATTCGGGCACTAAGACACAGGTTTAGCCAACCCTTTTGACCAGGGCGGAGCATGTACATCGTCATAGGGAAGGCAAGCCTAGGAGACTGAGGCAAGCGCAGGAGTGCCACCCATCTTCGCGTGCGGCGGGCTCGAATGGCCAAGGGCAGCTTCGGGCACCACCAATAGGGGGGTCATTTCtttaccctatatatatatatatatatatatatatatatatatatatatatagtgcgcaAATACCCTCTGCAAAGCAAACGGGCCCACTACGAACAGGGAGTGAGCACAACTGCAAAATTACAGCCTAAGACTGCCACCAACTGTAACATACGTTAGACATCTAAGTTTTCTAATGCCTAATTAAATGTACCTTATATATTTAGTTACGTCATTTCTGTTTCCTAACTAGTACCCATGTGTACCGTCTGCAGCACGCACACAAAGTTTCACGTACTCCACTGTAGCTGCGTCCATCATACAGCCTACCCGAATCTTTTTATTACCTTATAATGATCTAGATACAATGGCCTTCGAATGGGCAAAACTTGCCCATATCCTAATCATCTCATGTGGTGACAAATCTCATGTGGTCACAGAGGCAACAGCACCGTCCTATTATAAGCACATGAGACGTTATTCGTCCGATGTGGGATAGAAAACATGATAAGGCTGACTAATATTGGGTTGCCAACTGTCTCGAATTAAGCGTTACAGTCCCGACTTTTGCATAAATGTCCCGAGTCCGGGCTTGACCCTGTCTGCCGGAACGCCAAATGCCCCGCCTTTTGCATTATTTTTTGCACTAACAACCAATAATCCAGATTTGCTTTTATATTGCCTGACAGCTTGTTAGCAGACTTACTTTATGTCTTCTGTTGCACTATCATGcatccgccgcggtagcttatagCAGCTATGGCGTTGTTTTCCTAAGCCCGAGGTCGCCGGTCGtggttgcggcggccgcatttcgatggtggcggaatgcaaaaacgctggtTTACTTGGATTTCGGTGCAAGTTAAAACACCCCAGgaagtcaaaattattccagaatcccccactacggtCTGCCACATCGTGGCTTTGACAGCTAAAACACTAACATTGAATTTTGATATTGTCATAAGCATAAAgacattttattttttgtcgtGGTTCTAGTTCTGTTGTAGGCCCTAACTGTTCACAGTTCCTCTACCTGTATTGGTAACGGTGTTAGCCTGGCACCTATACTGCATTTTTCTTCTTGTCAATCGCCGACACAGTAGGACCAAAACGTTTGTGCAACTTGGATGTATACAGACTGGCAGCTCCTGGAACTCACAGTGTCGGAGCCAAAACGACACATTTCTTTCTCTAATATCACAAAAGTTATAACTATAGTTTTAATATTATACtaaaaatttattatttttttcaatttcttgctTTATATTAAAACATTATTCTACGATTGCATTCCTCCGCTACCCCAACGAAGAACCATGTAACCACTGGCTTCTTGCCCATTGCCCCGTGTGGATGAGAGCAATTATTCCAGTAAAAAGTCAAGCAAAAATAAGACCTGACTGATTGAGTTCAGGTCTGAAAGAGTCgctcaaggcgaaatgcaaaaacgcccgtgtgcttgcgttgtagtgcacgttaaagaacccctggtggtcaaaattaatccggagccctccactacggcgtgcctcataatcagaactgcttttggcacgtaaaaccccagaaagaagaagtacttTTCCGCACCCAcgcacttctcatcaacatccttccctcgacaagcatcatgcaCGCCTTCGTACTCCTGACGAATATAGCTAACATTCTGTGTTCGTGTCATCCACGACTGCCGCTGCCTCCactcaaacaagcttcgcgtcaCTGAGATTCCGACGTTGCTTTGCATCTGAGCGTTCTGACAGAGATTGCAGACTCAATTGCCACGGCGTCCCTTCAAGGTTGCAGTCTTTCCGGTGGTACAGGTGGTACCGTCGCAGTCCTTCTGGTGGTACCATCGTCGACCTGCTTCGCTGCGGCTTGATTCCAAATGCGTACAGTTGAGCAAGCGGTGTCTAAAACCATATTGACTGCTTCTCCTGAGCATCGGCAGCTCTTAGATTCCTGGCTTAGTGATTTTTTCAATACATACGGGCTTGAAGTAGTTCTCACCAAATTACGCCGCCGAGTTCTCTCTGAATTTTTACCTATACACATTTGGTCTGGTCAACTCTATCTATGCGTTTTCTATAAGGGGGACGATTCGATAGATCACTTTTTTTTGTAGTACCGCGGCTTCACtattctcagaaaaaaaaatctttgaaATTTTCATTCGAAATTTGGCCCGGATCTCACAGCTCCCGTTATCCTGCATTTGGAGCTTCGACTCTCGGGTATACAACAACGGGGATGTTTGCGCCGCCGTCATGGACATCGATTTCAAGTAATTAACTGTGGTGCATTTATTAGTAACGGCAGTAGTAGTACATTTTATTGCCGGCTGACGTCATTCATTTTCTTGAATCTTTCCCAATGAATTGATCCTTTCTCGTAAATTTACAAGTGCAATTTAATTTCCATATTCATTACCTTTGTCCAAAATACGGATACATCTGTTTATTAACGGAATTTCTCAAAACTCGCTATTACCTACCATCGGCCCcaacatttaacacttgaatatatgccgAAAGAATATggctcctcggtgaatgtgtatacagacggatcggtctcgtcatatgtgtctggtgcggctttcgtcgtgcctgtgcatcaagtcattcgacgctttcgtctgtgtaacaagacgactacaacatgtcaggaactagtggcaatcagagaagCAAATCATTATATTTCgcgacagcctcctcaagtatgggcggtcttcagtgacgcaaactCGTCTTCTGCAACTACTTAGAGTGATATTGAAAGAAAGCTCTTACAGAGTAtcggctcttcaaactgccgaacGCAAGAGAACGGCCACCACATTACATTTCACTGGATTCTCAGTCACTGTGGaatacacggcaacgaactggcccataccgaagcgaagaaagcactcaaAGAACCAGAGTCACTGCATGCTTGCAATTctttttttcaagagcggacgccaacagACTTCTCTCCAGTGCCATCTGAAAAGCGAccgaaaagcactgggacaatccggataatcgacacagaggactccagagattggtccctaccatgaaatttaggctaccaccgaaaattcaacgcagctgtgccagtcttccgCACAGACTAAGGTttggggtagcgtttacgcgaggatacgtgcacctcatgcgacgcaccgagtctccgaACTGTGAGTTGTGCAAGGtgaatgagactataggtcatgtgatTTGTGACTTTCCTAAGTACGTAAAAGAGCGTCAAAAGTTGagcaatgaccttacgcgtctcgagaGCCCAGCGTTTTCGGAGCACGttattttaggtccttggccagacgctcagtCGAGTACAGGCGTTCCtggactttttaaaaagtacgggcctgcaCTGTAGGCTTTGAGTATACCAAATTGCTTGTCATTCTACATCCTCCTTCTTTTGACGTCGTCACCCAtaatgcgcctctttctttccctcttccccatCACCCAACGCGgaagtagctggctagaggaatatacctcaggccgacctctctgcatttcgtatcattaaacttctctctctccttcttgtCCACCCGAGTCTCGGGCAATCTCCCgtgtagtgggtatgagccacgaGCTAAGAGGCAAAGATAAGACGACGAAGAAAGAGATCGTCATTCGAACAGGGCGGATTCGTGCCGGAAATTCATACTAAAGGGATTAGCTCAACActtaacatcacgtttgccgaatcgacaattaagacctcccatcgcggattactttgtggaagtcacagtgtcggagctttccaatatcgttagatctttgcttGCCTCAGCACCAAGTCCTGATGCCATTTACaatgccatgctaaaaattttgtttgcaatgtcttcTGAGGAACTTCTAAACACCTTGAATTACTCTCTAAAAAATGCTttgattcctcaagaatggaggacagccaaaataatcccgctacttaaaaaacaaggagctggctacaatcttgacaaatTCGACCTGtttctcttacctcaaatatggtaaaacttattgaaagagttctatatgatcgcatgagagatcatatatctaaacattcgttactgagcccaagtcaaataggtttcccgcctggtctctctatttggtgtgcgcatgtagactaGGAAAACTTGCTCGAAACTTGCTcgaaatagaaaagaattgagtgctttagtgactcttgacgtggcgaaagcttatgacagtgtcgagtacccactactactggacaggttacagtcctacaattttccgagatatataacgacatggatttttgcatttttaaaaaacagaaaattttattgtttttaaaacggcgtttcttcaacaaaattcgatcagacaagaggggtgccctaGGGGGCTGTTAtgtctcctgtcctatttaacctgttgatgagttcaattccactgagccgggaagttcatctctatgtctatgcagacgacattgcatttttcgcgacagcaagagacatcaattcccttttcctgtccttgcaaacatacctcagtatgctagagacgtggcttcaaactcttcacctgtctctaaacgtaaacaaaagtgcagtccttgtctttccgctttccgggccgatacatttatcatttgtatatgatcagagaacaattccacaagtagagtcgcttaagtacctgggtatcacatatgatgaaaaacttagctggcgttgaaaacttagctggcgttgcaaatattgcaacgaaagggacacgagctgtaggtttattacgtagaatcagtaaccggcgttctggtatgcgaagtgacacattaattatgatctaccgtatgtatgtacgaccgattctagaatttggatgtgtattgttttccggaggtgcaaaatataaaataagaccacttgttctattagagagagaagctcttcgaatatgtttaggcctgcctaaattcaTTGCTAATAATgcgttataccaggaagcgcgcttaccttctcttcacacgagattctgtatGCTTACAGTTCAAACCTATAAatcgcctcttagacgtacagaatatatatttattagtgaaccaaattcattttttgagatcacgtggcctcggttacataccccacaggttgtatttgtgcaggcacaattagcacctttaaatgttcgcattagggaaatcattccgtttgacaGGTCCACATTGCCctttaaaataaaatttgcggatattttctccaataacgcaaaactgctgccaccaacatatttgaatgcccttttgcaagattatttggcccatttcccaataaatgtaatagcgactgatgcttcctcgtgtgaaaagaacgcaggcgtgggaatatactcaccatccctcgattggtctttttcacttcgcctgccagattacacatcagtttttcaggccaaacttctggcaataattcttgcattgcgaaagttaccgctacatgttacaaaagttatgattctcacagattcactttctgtatgcagcgcgcttaacgcatctacaaatttgacagctttaaacacgttttgtACGTTAGCTCCTCCCCaattaaagttagttcatttagtatgggtaccaggccaccgagacatccaacttaatgaaatagctgattctttagcacgagcttctttaaagggtccggcgatatctgtgctgccggcaactgcgtatataactgcagccagatatatgcagttttctttgactgaagacaagaaaagcctcgcactagcaaaatcaacacactttatacatctaaattattcttggaatcgacagtggtgtcccaaccggcaattcgaagtaacatttacaagactgcgttgccgtattccacaactaaacttttacttgcacagatgtggtctggcggcatcaccattatgctacctctgcaatgaaccagaatctatcgatcactttttattatcctgtcggcggttttctactcatcgacaacgatgtttagaaatcccacttcgtaatctaggactgccgttaagcagttcagttttactctcacttggagccacggtgttaggatatggccacgggaatgtttgccgagccatttataagtttctgtgtgacacaaaaagattgccttattaatcaTTTTTCCATTTttacgtgattgctttatttatccttcaataaattatagttttagcaaattcaaaaattaaagtcacaaaaccacaattataatattattattattattattattattattattattattattattattattattattattattattattattattattattattattattactttattcaaaatctacgtatttcctttgctgtattttatttattattaaattcatattactattcctattcaggcaaggctgactaacttagtatagactacttaattattttattattgctttatttctcatttgcaattagtcatttattttcattcttatACTTATGCATTTATAAATTAATtcattttaaatttctatcataataccacccggttcgtggcctatccccctcagtgggttgtgcaaAGTGTaggaggcatcatcatcatcatcatcatcatcatcatcatcatcatcatcgatcatCATCGTGCCGGCGGTTTTCTACTCAACGAAAACGATGTTTGTAAATTCCTCTCCGTAATCTATAGGGCTGCATTCATGCAGTGCTGTTCTCCTCTCACTCTGACCATTGGTATTAGGATACAGCCACAGGAACGCTTGCCAAGTCATAATTACCTCGgcgacacaaaaagactaccttTATAATATTTCCCATTaccatgatttatttatttatccatcAATTCTCAAATTAGAAAATTCGAATAGCAAAAAGACAAATTGAcagtaataatattaataataatatgtTTTAGACATTTAACTTATTCCTTACGTTGACTTTTTACTTTAGGTATTTTGAATATTAAGTTCATGCTACTCTACGTGTTTATGCAAGGCTGACTACATTTTAcacactattttatttcatatatatttgtttctttctcatctccgattatttatttatttcccccttttttatcatattaccacccggttcgtggcctgtCCCCCACAGTGAGTTGGTGTCATTTAATAAggcatcatcattattattagcatcataatcatcatcatcagggtgGATACCTGGACAACCTGGGCTTTGCACACGGCGCTTCCGGCGAAGATCAGCCCTCCTCGTCGGTCGCTGGCTCCGCTGCAGCAGAGAACGGCCAGCACGCGCCTGCGAAGCATTCAGCACCTGCTGTTAGAAACAGCGCATCTGCAGCAGAAGCGGTGACGGCGGTGGTGTGTGATCTGGCCTCCGATCACATCTTGGCGGATCCATCGTTGAGGTGCAGCATAGCTACTAGCAGCGGTCGCGCGTTCCACGGCTTCCAAACTCCTCCATGTTGTTTGCACAAGAGAAGAGGCGATGGATGGTCGCCGAGAATGCGAATGAAAACAACCAGCGAGTGAGCAGCCGCCTGGGCAAGCTGTGGCGTACTCTCGGCGCCACCGACACGGAGCCCTACAAGCGCAAGGCGGCCGAAGCTGCCGTCGTCCACCGAAGGAAGTACCTCGACTACATGTACAATGCGCGTAAGGCCCGGCGGCGCAAAGAGCAGGAGCGCAGCACCAAGAAACTTGCAGGCAAGCTCAATAATGACAGTTCCGGGAACCAGGAGCAGCAGTCGAGCCCCTCCACTGCCGCGACCCATGGTCGAGGCACCCCGGAGTGCCAGCAGCAGCAACAGGATCTGCCGCCGTTGCGGCCGCCGCAGAGGAAGAAACGCTGTGCTTCCTGGAGTGGCGCTTCGGGAACCAGTCAAAAAACACCGCTCTCTATAGGCAGGCCACCTCTGTCCCGGCCCCAGCGTCGGATCACTCGGCTTCGCGGCCCTCCAACGTGTACCAGTTCCACGGTCCTCTGCCACCGTCACTGCGTCGGGCGAACAGAGGCAGCGTGGCGCAATCTGAAACAGCTCACGCATTCAGACAGCCCAATGGATGCAAATAACCAGCTATCGCCCGCGCTCCTGGACGAAGGTGAATACAACGACTCGTCTGTGGAGAGCTCGTCGTTCGATCACGCAGGAAGATTCCTGGACAACCTTGGTTCTGCCGATGACGCTGCCGGCTAAAGTCAGCAGTCTGGCTCCACCGCAGCATAGAACCGCCAGCACGCGCCTGCGAAGCTTTCAGCGCTTGCTGCTACAGACAGTGTACCAGCAGCAGAAAACTTTTTCCTCACCCACATTGTCGCGGTTTTCAGCGCGAGAGTTCTAGCTCACACTAATAGTTTTATAATCTGTATTGATCATCGCAAAGAATGCGTAGAGAATTCGACTGCCGTGTGTTCTTCGTTTATGAGGAAGCAGTTACGCACTCGGAGGTGTCACGTGTTAGGGGCACCAATTAAGCTGAGATGTCTTTGTCAGAGACCCCTCGCTAGCATAAATGCGGAAAGGAGCGAATGCATCCGCGTTTTGAGGAAATGAAGTGGGAAGCTAGGATCTCGCAAGCTCTCTTCTGCCCCAGGGTTAAACTAGTTGACTTGATCACAGCTTTCGAGCCTATCTGAGAGCTGATGAAACAAGACAATCCCTGGCTCAGTGGACCTGGTATACCCACTGGCTTTTGACGTGAAACATCTTTAAGATCAGGCAGGAGGGGTCGCTTGCTTAAACCACGTGTAACGAAAACGTGTTATAGCATTACCGCTTATATCTTTGAAACCGCACTACCCACGCGCCCTAATTTGGTGTCGTTGTGTAGACGAAATAAGCCGTTATGAGTTCATCGATACCTCGCATGCGCggatggcgtcgtcgtcacgccacgcatgacgcaatcggcGCTGAATTTAGCCTCGCGCGCGGCGTTCCGAGAGGCTTATAAGCTTGTATGTATGACATTGTATGTGTCCATTTGAGCAGGAATGACCGCGTTTGAGAAAGTTTACTATGTCATTGTAGGCATTATTTATCAAGCTCGAACCGGTGCTAATCAAGATTTATTAGGCCGACAAGTGTGCAATTTTTTGCAGAAATTTCACGCTTGCTCGGCTATGGCCCCCTGCGTTCCACATGGGCCCAGAAATGGCATGAAGAGATTCGGGCACTAAGACACAGGTTTAGCCAACCCTTTTGACCAGGGCGGAGCATGTACATCGTCATAGGGAAGGCAAGCCTAGGAGACTGAGGCAAGCGCAGGAGTGCCACACATCTTCGCGTGCGGCGGGCTCGAATGGCCAAGGGCAGCTTCGGGCACCACCAATAGCGAGGTCATTTCtttaccctatatatatatatatatatatatatatatatatatatatatatatatagtgcgcaAATACCCTCTGCAAAACAAACGGGCCCACTACAAACAGGGAGTGAGCACAACTGCAAAATTACAGCCTAAGACTGCCACCAACTATAACATACGTTAGACATCTAAGTTTTCTAATGCCTAATTAAATGTAACTTATGTATTTGGTTATGTCATTTCTGTTCCCTAACTAGTACCCATGTGTACCGTCTGCAGCACGCACACAAAGTTTCACGTACCCCACTGTAGCTGCGTCCATCATACAGCCTACCCGAATCTTTTTATTACCTTATAATGATCTAGATACAATGGCCTTCGAATGGGCAAAACTTGCCCATATCCTAATCATCTCATGTGGTGACAAATCTCATGTGGTGACAGAGGCAACAGCACCGTCCTATTATAAGCACATGAGACGTTATTCGTCCGATGTGGGATAGAAAACATGATAAGGCTGACTAATATTGGGTTGCCAACTGTCTCGAATTAAGCGTTACAGTCCCGACTTTTGCATAAATGTCCCGAGTCCGGGCTTGACCCTGTCTGCCGGAACGCCAAATGCCCCGCCTTTTGCATTATTTTTTGCACTAACAACCAATAATCCAGATTTCCTTTTATATTGCCTGACAGCTTGTTAGCAGACTTACTTTATGTCTTCTGTTGCACTATCATGcatccgccgcggtagcttatagCAGCTATGGCGTTGTTTTCCTAAGCCCGAGGTCGCCGGTCGtggttgcggcggccgcatttggatggtggcggaatgcaaaaacgctcgtttacTTGGATTTCGGTGCAAGTTAAAACACCCCAGgaagtcaaaattattccagaatcCCCCTCTACGGTCTCGCACGTCGctgttttggcacctaaaacacTAAAATTGAATTTTTACATTGTCATAAGCATAAAGACATCTTTTTTGTCGTGGTTCTAGTTCTGTTGTAGGCCCTAACCGTTCACAGTTCCTCTACCTGTATTGGTAACGGTGTTAGCCTGGCAGCTGTACTGCATTTTCTTGTAAATCGCAGAGGACCAAAACGTTCGTGCAACTTGGACGTATACAGACTGGCGGCTCCTGGAAATCACAGTGTCGGTGCCAAAACGACACATTTCTTTCTCTAATATCACAGAAGTTATAACTTTAGTTCTAATATTATACTAAAAAATATTCGTTTTCTTCAATTTCTTGCTTTAAATTAAAACATTATTCTATACGATTGCCATTCCTCCTCTACCCCAACGAAGAATCATGTAACCGCTGGCTACTTGCCCATTCCCCCGTGTGGATGAGAGCAATTATTCGAGTAAAAAGTCAAGCAAAAATAAGACCTGACTGATTGAGCACAGGTCTGAAAGAGTCGCTCAAGTTTGCTGTATTTTATCACATCTATCAAAAGAATTCTTAAGAAGACAAGAGTGCAAGATGCCCTTTCTTTGTGTTAAAATATGCGCCAGAATTTGTTTAGTTTGTTTAATCTAACTTTACTTCGGTAAACCCGTGTTAATTTACTTACAAATAAAGAACTGGGGCTGCTCTTTGtagtgacgttttttttttaaatattacatTTTCCCACCCCCCTTTGCGATTCTCTCGCACTAAGGCGCGCCCCCGCTATCACCGCTATCGGCCACACGTAGCGACTGAGGGTAACCAATGGATCAAATTGAGGAAATAGCCCGTGCAATACATGACCGCTTTGATACTTGATCTTTTGGCTTCAGCAAACGTCAAGGAAATGACACTTCCAGGGCCTGTATTCACAGAAAAGTCCTTGCACAGTAAATGTCCCTGAGAAAAGATTTGCACGTGCTTTGTGTGAGAAAGCCACACATAGCACGTGCAAAAGCTTTGTGTAGCCGGCCCTagcatattacagcgaagctgcatgtggctagccgattcgtccgtctgtcgcccgTAAGCCGAattctatcatcatcagcaatggctcgagcgtcgtcatcttcttccaaagctggctcgttggcgcccctcggcgcaaccgcgcgaacgcgctcgtgccacttctcatcgtcgtcgttgtcttcttcctcagctggctaCGTTGTGTCAGTATATTTActttacgctgatgacattgccgATTTCGCCAAGGCTTGTGTATTCACCCACGTTTCCAGATTTTGCAGGCGTACCTAGATAAACTAGGTTGGGTAAATTACACATGGCCCAAAATATTGGTAAATGTGCGGTTCTAGTTTTCACCATCACAGACCCAGTTCATATTTCACTCATATATCACCTTGATGTTATTCTACAAGCAGGATTCGTTAGGTACCTTGGTGCAATTTATTAGGAATATCTTAATTCTAGCCCACATGTTGATGGTGTTGCTGCAAAAGGTCTGCGTGCGATCGG
The DNA window shown above is from Dermacentor silvarum isolate Dsil-2018 chromosome 1, BIME_Dsil_1.4, whole genome shotgun sequence and carries:
- the LOC119436529 gene encoding sex-determining region Y protein; protein product: MLFAQEKRRWMVAENANENNQRVSSRLGKLWRTLGATDTEPYKRKAAEAAVVHRRKYLDYMYNARKARRRKEQERSTKKLAGKLNNDSSGNQEQQSSPSTAATHGRGTPECQQQQQDLPPLRPPQRKKRCASWSGASGTSQKTPLSIGRPPLSRPQRRITRLRGPPTCTSSTVLCHRHCVGRTEAAWRNLKQLTHSDSPMDANNQLSPALLDEGEYNDSSVESSSFDHAGRFLDNLGSADDAAG